From Myxococcota bacterium, the proteins below share one genomic window:
- a CDS encoding TetR/AcrR family transcriptional regulator, which yields MARTKSFSENAALEKALDLFWQHGYQGIGLTRLLRGMGIARQSLYDTFGNKRQLFIRTIEHYRDTRLAQALALLEREGSPTRNVRDVVRFFEQLALDKRARGCFVANSLVELGPHDAEIRKLLADTLGLLENAIVKTLRRAQSVGELSGKRSPRAIARALTNALVGMAVTGKLAQSRATVEDIYNGTLAMLG from the coding sequence ATGGCGCGCACCAAGAGCTTCTCGGAGAACGCCGCGCTGGAAAAGGCCCTCGACCTGTTCTGGCAGCACGGCTACCAGGGCATCGGGCTGACCCGGCTGCTGCGCGGCATGGGCATCGCGCGCCAGAGTCTCTACGACACGTTCGGGAACAAGCGGCAGCTGTTCATCCGCACGATCGAGCACTACCGCGACACGCGGCTCGCGCAGGCGCTGGCGCTGCTCGAGCGCGAAGGCTCGCCGACGCGCAACGTGAGAGACGTGGTGCGCTTCTTCGAGCAGCTCGCGCTCGACAAGCGCGCGCGCGGCTGCTTCGTGGCGAACTCACTGGTCGAGCTCGGCCCGCACGACGCCGAGATCCGCAAGCTCCTGGCCGACACGCTGGGGCTGCTCGAGAACGCGATCGTCAAGACACTGCGCCGCGCTCAGAGCGTCGGCGAGCTCTCCGGCAAGCGCTCGCCGCGCGCGATCGCGCGCGCGCTGACCAACGCGCTGGTGGGCATGGCGGTCACGGGCAAGCTCGCGCAGAGCCGCGCGACCGTGGAGGACATCTACAACGGAACGCTCGCCATGCTCGGCTGA
- a CDS encoding sigma-70 family RNA polymerase sigma factor produces MLEISALYKRYAKLVHGLALAILGSPDDADDLVQEIFVSLLRGAQVFDPARGTMSSFLITLTRSRALDRLRARHRSARLLASWHESAPPEAPPTPFERVAAGRAARRMRAGVSQLPEPQRRVLELAYWCGLSQAEIALDLGAPLGTVKSLSRRALDRLRQSLAPASGVGDCDQAPYLEHAAHGAASHDALQPVARHHQQLGAVAARHLAQRGQQ; encoded by the coding sequence ATGCTGGAGATCTCGGCCCTGTACAAACGCTACGCGAAGCTGGTCCACGGGCTGGCGCTCGCGATCCTGGGCTCGCCCGACGACGCGGACGACCTGGTCCAGGAGATCTTCGTGTCGCTCCTGCGCGGGGCGCAGGTCTTCGACCCGGCGCGCGGCACGATGAGCTCGTTCCTGATCACGCTGACGCGTTCGCGCGCGCTCGACCGCCTGCGCGCGCGCCATCGCTCCGCGCGGCTGCTGGCGAGCTGGCACGAGTCGGCCCCGCCCGAGGCGCCGCCCACGCCATTCGAGCGCGTGGCCGCCGGGCGGGCCGCGCGCCGCATGCGCGCGGGCGTCTCGCAGCTCCCGGAGCCGCAGCGGCGCGTGCTGGAGCTCGCCTACTGGTGCGGCTTGAGCCAAGCCGAGATCGCGCTCGATCTCGGCGCGCCGCTCGGCACCGTCAAGAGCCTCTCGCGGCGCGCGCTGGACCGGCTGCGGCAGTCGCTCGCGCCGGCCTCAGGCGTCGGCGACTGCGACCAGGCGCCGTACCTCGAGCATGCGGCGCACGGCGCCGCGAGTCACGATGCCCTCCAGCCGGTCGCCCGACATCACCAGCAGCTGGGCGCGGTGGCCGCGCGCCATCTGGCGCAGCGCGGACAGCAGTGA